The Glycine soja cultivar W05 chromosome 15, ASM419377v2, whole genome shotgun sequence region ACCAAGAGGATTTAGCTCCGTTGGTTGAGTAGGATACGTGAGTTATTGTAAAGTCCTTGGTACATGTCTTTGATTCCTagagatcaattttttttttcaattcttgaTCATTGAAATTCATGGTCAATACAGATTAATGCTTATGGATAGATGTTACTCCTCTTTACCCTTTCATCCTTTTGGTAATTGACTCATGCGATAACTGTGAAAATTTCAGGCAGATGGGTTGCTACATACAACATGTGGAAGTCCCAACTATGTTGCCCCTGAGATTCTTGCCAATAAAGGCTATGATGGTGCAACATCAGATATATGGTCATGTGGTGTTATCTTGTATGTAATTCTAACAGGATACCTTCCTTTTGATGACAGAAATCTCGCAGTTCTCTATCAAAAGGTATTCACATTAGTTGTATCTATGATCATTTTTACATAGTTTATTTTAGTACTTTTATAAGCTAAATATCGTTTTCTTTGCCACGAGGATCACAGATtcttaaaggagaagttcagATACCAAGATGGCTATCACCTGGTTCTCAAAACATTATAAAGAGAATGCTTGATGTCAATCTTAAAACCCGGATAACAATGGCTATGATCAAAGAAGATGAATGGTTCAAGGAGGGTTATAGTCCTGCAAATCCAGAAGATGAGGAAGAGAGTGTGTATATTGATGAAGACTTTTCCATCCATGATGTGGTATACTTTGTAACATTTAGTTGTCTATCATTAATAATTGgtatcactttttttattttgtttttcctttatgTTTTCGCCTGTAATCTGAACAATTATTTTCGTAACAGTCACTTGAAGCAGATCAAGGGAGTCCAAGATCACCAACACTAATCAATGCATTTCAGTTGATATCAATGTCTTCAAGTCTAGACCTCTCTGGTCTTTTTGAGCAAGAGGTGAGGATATGGGATCATGGAAGTTTATTGTCGCTTGGAAggacatatatttattatgttttgacCTTATTTCCCTATGTTTTAACTTCTAAGATATTTACCACTTCCTAAGAAGTTCACTCAATTTAGCACACATTGTACTTAATATTCCAGGATGTTTCTGAGAGGAAAATAAGATTTACATCCATCCATTCACCAAAAGATTTAGTTGAGAGGCTTGAAGACATTGTAACTGAAATGGGATTCAGAGTCCAGAAGAAAAATGGGATGGTCAGTACCattgattatttttgttaagGCTTATTGTGTTATACCCAGCACACATGCTAATAAATTGAAGTATTAGTAGTTGAGAAGAAAGACTATGCCCTAatggtgtaaaataattttatattatcattcaatcacaaatcatcGTGTACGGTAACTTTGCTGACATTCACAATATAATAACtacttaaaaatcatatcaacGGTGATCTGTGATTGAACAACAATACAAAACTGTTTTACACTGTTAGTGTATGACTATTAAACTATTCTATTATTAGTTTTGCTAAATAGTCTTTACAATGTTGGATTTCAGTTGAAAGTGGTGCAAGAGATCAAAACACAGAAATGTCTTGGTAACCTCTCAGTGGCAGCAGAGGTAATGCATGTTGAGACTTAGCTAAACTTCTTATACTGATGTCCACAGCTTAAATATCTGCAATTTGCATATATAGTTTTCTGACACTATGAAACTATCTTGTTCTCAAAACCAGGTGTTTGAAATAAGTCCATCCCTATATGTAGTAGAGTTAAGTAAGTCATGTGGAGATGCTTCTGTATATAGACAGGTATGAGTACTATCTCTCTCTATGCTCCCTCGTCCAGAAAATTCAAGGCTTatatgtacattttttttgttatgtagCTATGCAAGAAGCTATCTAATGATTTGGGTGTTCACAAAAAGGAATAGCTAGGGAGCTCAGAAGTCATGGCCTGACAGAAAATAATTTGGAAGCTagataatgtatatattttgcGATTCTCTTTGAGGTGGGGTAGTTATGTAGGTGTGTATTGAAGTATCAATTGTATATACCATTTTCACCATCAAGTTAGTGATGTGCTCCTATCTCTATTAGATAAAAGAAGAGCACCTATTTTCTACGATTCTATTTCAATAATCTGGTCATTAGTTTAACTCCATATACCATAGCTTCTATACGCAGATTAAAAGATGTTCTAGTCAACCTGAAAAATAGCATCCTTGTCTGTGAActgaatcattatttattatttatttataaattttgaagcGTGAAATATAGCCTGGACATGCATGtcagttttactttttttccatGTCAACATCTTTGTACTATTCTAAACTTGTTAAAAgacttttcttcatcttttgttcTCATAGATCTGCTATATTACTCaatttatctcttattttttaatgctATATAGAATAGAATGTAATGATGGAGTCTCATTTTAGAGAATAATTAAGATAGAGAAATGTAGGTGATGACACAACAAAATTTCAACTAGAAGTCTAGCGAAAAACAAGACATAAATCCCTAGGTAAAGAAATAAGCTCACAAACTTTAAATGGGATTCATGCAACATTCAACATATGTagtctaccaaaaaaaaaaatcaacatatttAGTCATGCAATTTTAAATGTGACACTACATAAATTACCAAGTCTAGACTGTGATTTAAACCAAAACCTATGCACATAACACCACTCCTAGAAAGTTCTTACATATGATGGTCTTGTTCAGTATTGCTACCCTAAAAAAAACAGTGATTCGTGAcagttaaaaaacattttttgcttttttttattttctggcgGTTTCATAAACTGCCACAAAgttcatttttgtatttttttggaaaaaaatttcattttctgacaGTTTTAAAAACCCACAAAATAACCaaacagtattttttttaatttgaatcattttatcaaaattttttaatctctaatatttatttatttataaattatctttattttttataatcaatattttatattttactttttataaaacGAACATGTCAAGTAAAATCGATTGTTCTACATATTCTTCATACTTAATGATTgagattattttatacaaatgtaattaataattatgaaaggaatgacaatatataaaaataattgtcgGCCTTAATAAGATACGCATTGTCCTTCCTAATTAAATAGGATCCTCCTATTCAACTACTTCAACAATTTTCCAACGCCTCATTTAGAAATGGGACGGCCGGTAGAGAGAAATAATTTTCTAGTacactttcactttttttttttaaattttatttgatttggaataaaaaattatttatggatCTATTGATATCTAGGACAAATCAATGAACTCAATTTAGttattcttttctattcttaaaattcctccaaatcaaatcataaaATCTCCTATGACTCAAAAATccgatagattttttttttttaaagaatcgtTCAAGAAACAAATGATCTTCAAACATATTTCTCTCATTTCATCAAAGaatttattcttgaatcttgtgtGAGCTTACTTCAAAAAGCCATGACTAAAATTGGCTTGCACACACTCAGATTGTCGTGCAACATCGAAAGAAAAGAAACTGTATTAACATTATCACTTAACAGGAAAAAAGGTGACTAGATAACATTGCATTCCATGCCTTCTTCCGTTCTGGATCACATGCATGACAGATAATATTGAAAGCAACTCTTATTGAATTCGTTCTCTGTTaggaaaaagaataatttttgcatataatcatttattaaaaaaaacaataattaataaaaataattcatgtaCTTAAAATTGGTGATCATACTGACAGAACAACTTCATTTACATAATAACCGTAAACTTACCTTCAGTAGTTGGCTAACACCAGCAGCATTAGTGAGGGTGACAACACCTTGGAGCACAAAGATACATCTACACATAAGAATCTTGTAAATGTATCAAAAATGCATTTAGAGCAAGAAATTGTCAAATGGTTCGGAGTGTCATGGAAAAGAAATTGGGGAGGGGTAGAATGCAAAAACTTAAATAAGTCAAATAACAAGTTTAGAAGGTAGGGATAGTccgattttgaattttttggaaAAGAGGCCAAGCATATCTCACAAGTGTACcagaaaaattcaatttcatggCAGACTATGAATTGCACGTACCATACATAAAATATCAAACGTCACAAATGAAATCCTATGTCTGAGTGAAGGGAAAGTGTAAAGGTAGACTTGGAGGATATGATGGAATTTGCAATCCAGTATTATTTTGATCCCTAAAAATAGAAGCAATTAAGATATTGTCAAACACTAAAAATTAGGCTAAAACAAAAGACAAATGATATATAGTGTGGAGGTTGTTTCCAGGACAGTGAACAAACATGGAACCAGACATAATGACACAGaattatgaaagaaaaatattttgttaggaTGCAGTTACAACTTTCAAGCTGCCATTCCAGAACTTTTTAGAGTTGTGGTACGTGAAATTTGTTCTTGAACATGTGTGACATGAAGCATTGGACCAGAGAAACACACTTTGGAGAGAGAAGAATCCTTGTGAGGGATGAAACTAGATTTTCTGAAATGCAATCACCTTTTCAAAGTAATTCCTTTTTCAATGTCTTTACATATACTTCAAATATTcaaggaaggaaggaaaaaacaTTCAAATGCATCATTGTATATGAGCATGTAGTCTATATGACTAGAAGAATTGATTCTAGTATGCTGAAGCAACTATATCTCATCCGACGAGAATATACTCAGGCAACTTAGTAAACAtaacaaatttgaaataaatttagttatgtttgcgaagttggacaagtttgaagggcaggatttcagaagatggcagaagaagatgcactttctcttgacaacattgaaggtggtgtatgtgctgagtacaccgatgccggtgtttatggaagacgaaactctggatcaaacaaggaagcgttcgaaatgggagaacgacgattatatttgtcgtggacacattctgaacggtatgtctgactctctctttgatatttatcaaaatgttgagtctgctaaggaattatgggactctcttgaatccaagtatatggcagaagatgcctcaagtaacaaattcttagtaatttctttaattacaaaatgattgattcgaggcctgttatggaacaatataatgaactgctgcggattttgggtcagtttactcaacatgatttgaaaatggatgaatccattgcagtttcatctataattgataaactgccttcttcttggaaagacttcaagtATACCAtgaaacataagaaggaagagttgactctggttgaggagtcgctgagggctcaggaaattgacaaagtcaatgataaaaacgtagcaggttcctctttcgttaatatggtagaggaaagtggaacagttaagcaaaattacaatgctaaaggtaacaaacgaaaatttcaaggaaataagaacaaaggtccaaacaaacagacaaaattgtcatgttggaagtgtgggaaacctggtcatttaaagagggattgtcgggtgttcaaaggaaagaacaaggctggtccaagtgggtctaatgatcctgaaaagcaacaaggtcagattgtagtgaataattttaattcgaatacgaattcaaattatgtatcactaatatctgatgcattctatgtgcaggatgatgacgttgcttggtggtttgattcgggagcaacaagccatgtgtgcaaaggtcgtcgttggttcaaggaatttagaccaatcaatgatggctctattgtgaagatgggcaatgttgcaactgaaccaatcctaggattaggttgtgtgaatttagtttttacttccggaaaaagtttgtatttggataatgtcttatttgtacctggtattcgtaagaacttattgtctggtatggttttaaataattatggtttcaagcaagtacttgaaagtgacaagtacatcttgtcaagtcatggttcgtttgttggatttggttatcgttgtaatggaatgtttaaattaaacattgatgttccttttgttcatgaatctgtttgtatggcctcgtgtagttctataactaatatgacaaaatcagaaatttggcatgctagattaggacatgttcattacaaaagattaaaagatatgtcaaaaacaagtatgattcctccttttgatatgaacattgaaaaatgcaaaacttgcatgttgaccaagatcactaggaaaccttttaaggatgttaaaagtgagactagagtcttagaccttattcatagtgatttgtgtgatttgcatgctactccatcattaggtcataaaaaatatcttgttacttttattgatgatgcatcaaggtattgttatgtatatttattaaatacaaaagatgaagttcttgataaatttaaaatttataagaaagaggtagaacttcatcaaaatgggctaatcaaaactcttcgtacggat contains the following coding sequences:
- the LOC114386471 gene encoding CBL-interacting serine/threonine-protein kinase 1-like isoform X1 translates to MVILNLGRNEGQGMRLGKYELGKTLGEGNFGKVKLARDTHSGKLFAVKILDKSKIIDLNNTDQIKREIFTLKLLKHPNVVRLYEVLASKTKIYMVLEYVNGGELFDKIASKGKLKEAVGRKIFQQLIDCVSFCHNKGVFHRDLKLENVLVDAKGNIKITDFNLSALPQHFRADGLLHTTCGSPNYVAPEILANKGYDGATSDIWSCGVILYVILTGYLPFDDRNLAVLYQKILKGEVQIPRWLSPGSQNIIKRMLDVNLKTRITMAMIKEDEWFKEGYSPANPEDEEESVYIDEDFSIHDVSLEADQGSPRSPTLINAFQLISMSSSLDLSGLFEQEDVSERKIRFTSIHSPKDLVERLEDIVTEMGFRVQKKNGMLKVVQEIKTQKCLGNLSVAAEVFEISPSLYVVELSKSCGDASVYRQLCKKLSNDLGVHKKE
- the LOC114386471 gene encoding CBL-interacting serine/threonine-protein kinase 1-like isoform X2 yields the protein MVILNLGRNEGQGMRLGKYELGKTLGEGNFGKVKLARDTHSGKLFAVKILDKSKIIDLNNTDQIKREIFTLKLLKHPNVVRLYEVLASKTKIYMVLEYVNGGELFDKIASKGKLKEAVGRKIFQQLIDCVSFCHNKGVFHRDLKADGLLHTTCGSPNYVAPEILANKGYDGATSDIWSCGVILYVILTGYLPFDDRNLAVLYQKILKGEVQIPRWLSPGSQNIIKRMLDVNLKTRITMAMIKEDEWFKEGYSPANPEDEEESVYIDEDFSIHDVSLEADQGSPRSPTLINAFQLISMSSSLDLSGLFEQEDVSERKIRFTSIHSPKDLVERLEDIVTEMGFRVQKKNGMLKVVQEIKTQKCLGNLSVAAEVFEISPSLYVVELSKSCGDASVYRQLCKKLSNDLGVHKKE